From one Dama dama isolate Ldn47 chromosome 4, ASM3311817v1, whole genome shotgun sequence genomic stretch:
- the EPN1 gene encoding epsin-1 isoform X1, producing MSTSSLRRQVKNIVHNYSEAEIKVREATSNDPWGPSSSLMSEIADLTYNVVAFSEIMSMIWKRLNDHGKNWRHVYKAMTLMEYLIKTGSERVSQQCKENMYAVQTLKDFQYVDRDGKDQGVNVREKARQLVALLRDEDRLREERAHALKTKEKLAQTATASSAAVGSGPPPEAEQAWPQSSGEEELQLQLALAMSKEEADQPPSCGPEDDAQLQLALSLSREEHDKEERIRRGDDLRLQMAIEESKRETAGQEESSLMDLADVFTAPAAAPATDPWGAPVSMAAALPTAAPASDPWGGPPVPQAADPWGGPAPTPASGDPWRPAAPAGPPADPWGGTQAPAAGEGPAPDPWGGSDGGAPVSGTPASDPWAPAPAFSDPWGGSPAKPSTNGTAVVGGFDTEADEFSDFDRLRTALPASGSSTGELELLAGEVPARSPGAFDMSGVGGSLAEAVGSPPPAAAPTPTPPTRKTPESFLGPNAALVDLDSLVSRPGPAAPGAKASNPFLPSGAPATGPSVTNPFQPAPPATLTLNQLRISPVPPVAGAPPTYISPLGGGPGLPPMMPPGPPAPNTNPFLL from the exons aTGTCGACCTCCTCGCTGCGGCGCCAGGTGAAGAACATCGTCCACAACTACTCGGAGGCCGAGATCAAGGTGCGGGAGGCCACGAGCAACGACCCCTGGGGCCCGTCCAGCTCACTCATGTCCGAGATCGCCGACCTAACCTACAATGTGGTCGCCTTCTCCGAGATCATGAGCATGATCTGGAAGCGGCTCAACGACCATGGCAAGAACTGGCGGCACGTCTACAAG GCCATGACGCTGATGGAGTACCTCATCAAGACGGGCTCGGAGCGCGTGTCACAGCAGTGCAAGGAGAACATGTATGCCGTGCAGACGCTGAAGGACTTCCAGTACGTGGACCGCGATGGCAAGGACCAGGGCGTGAACGTGCGTGAGAAGGCCAGGCAGCTGGTGGCCCTGCTGCGCGACGAGGACCGGCTGCGGGAGGAGCGCGCCCATGCGCTCAAGACCAAGGAGAAGCTGGCACAGACCGCCACGG CTTCCTCCGCAGCCGTGGGCTCTGGGCCCCCGCCCGAGGCGGAGCAGGCCTGGCCGCAGAGCAGCGGGGAGGAGGAGCTGCAGCTGCAGCTGGCGCTAGCCATGAGCAAGGAGGAGGCCGACCAG cccccgTCCTGCGGCCCCGAGGATGACGCCCAACTCCAGCTGGCCCTTAGTTTGAGCCGCGAGGAGCACGATAAG GAGGAGCGGATCCGCCGTGGGGATGACCTGCGGCTGCAGATGGCCATAgaggagagcaagagagagaccGCGGGCCAGGAGGAG TCGTCCCTCATGGATCTTGCTGATGTCTTCACGGCCCCAGCTGCTGCTCCTGCCACTGATCCCTGGGGGGCCCCTGTGTCCATGGCTGCCGCCCTCCCCACGGCTGCCCCCGCCTCGGACCCTTGGGGGGGACCTCCTGTCCCTCAGGCTGCTGATCCTTGGGGGGGTCCAGCCCCTACACCGGCCTCTGGGGACCCCTGGAGGCCTGCTGCCCCTGCAGGGCCCCCCGCTGACCCTTGGGGGGGGACCCAGGCCCCTGCGGCTGGAGAAGGACCAGCACCCGACCCCTGGGGGGGGTCTGATG gtGGGGCCCCAGTTAGCGGAACCCCGGCCTCGGATCCCTGGGCACCGGCCCCGGCCTTCTCAGACCCCTGGGGGGGGTCCCCTGCCAAGCCCAGCACCAATGGCACTGCAG TGGTGGGGGGCTTTGACACGGAGGCCGACGAGTTCTCTGACTTCGACCGCCTGCGCACGGCCCTGCCGGCTTCTGGGAGCAGCACAG GGGAGCTGGAGCTGCTCGCAGGAGAGGTGCCTGCCCGCAGCCCCGGCGCCTTCGACATGAGCGGGGTCGGGGGCTCTCTGGCTGAGGCTGTGGGGAGCCCCCCACCCGCGGCCGCCCCGACGCCCACGCCGCCCACGCGCAAGACGCCCGAGTCTTTCCTGGGCCCCAACGCCGCGCTGGTGGACCTGGACTCGCTGGTGAGCCGGCCGGGCCCCGCAGCGCCCGGGGCCAAGGCCTCCAACCCTTTCCTGCCGAGCG GAGCCCCGGCCACCGGTCCCTCCGTCACCAACCCCTTCCAGCCTGCGCCCCCCGCGACGCTCACCCTGAACCAGCTCCGGATCAGCCCTGTGCCCCCGGTTGCGGGAGCGCCGCCCACGTACATCTCTCCCCTCGGCGGGGGCCCTGGCCTGCCCCCCATGATGCCCCCGGGACCCCCGGCCCCCAACACTAACCCCTTCCTCCTATAA
- the EPN1 gene encoding epsin-1 isoform X2, protein MSTSSLRRQVKNIVHNYSEAEIKVREATSNDPWGPSSSLMSEIADLTYNVVAFSEIMSMIWKRLNDHGKNWRHVYKAMTLMEYLIKTGSERVSQQCKENMYAVQTLKDFQYVDRDGKDQGVNVREKARQLVALLRDEDRLREERAHALKTKEKLAQTATASSAAVGSGPPPEAEQAWPQSSGEEELQLQLALAMSKEEADQEERIRRGDDLRLQMAIEESKRETAGQEESSLMDLADVFTAPAAAPATDPWGAPVSMAAALPTAAPASDPWGGPPVPQAADPWGGPAPTPASGDPWRPAAPAGPPADPWGGTQAPAAGEGPAPDPWGGSDGGAPVSGTPASDPWAPAPAFSDPWGGSPAKPSTNGTAVVGGFDTEADEFSDFDRLRTALPASGSSTGELELLAGEVPARSPGAFDMSGVGGSLAEAVGSPPPAAAPTPTPPTRKTPESFLGPNAALVDLDSLVSRPGPAAPGAKASNPFLPSGAPATGPSVTNPFQPAPPATLTLNQLRISPVPPVAGAPPTYISPLGGGPGLPPMMPPGPPAPNTNPFLL, encoded by the exons aTGTCGACCTCCTCGCTGCGGCGCCAGGTGAAGAACATCGTCCACAACTACTCGGAGGCCGAGATCAAGGTGCGGGAGGCCACGAGCAACGACCCCTGGGGCCCGTCCAGCTCACTCATGTCCGAGATCGCCGACCTAACCTACAATGTGGTCGCCTTCTCCGAGATCATGAGCATGATCTGGAAGCGGCTCAACGACCATGGCAAGAACTGGCGGCACGTCTACAAG GCCATGACGCTGATGGAGTACCTCATCAAGACGGGCTCGGAGCGCGTGTCACAGCAGTGCAAGGAGAACATGTATGCCGTGCAGACGCTGAAGGACTTCCAGTACGTGGACCGCGATGGCAAGGACCAGGGCGTGAACGTGCGTGAGAAGGCCAGGCAGCTGGTGGCCCTGCTGCGCGACGAGGACCGGCTGCGGGAGGAGCGCGCCCATGCGCTCAAGACCAAGGAGAAGCTGGCACAGACCGCCACGG CTTCCTCCGCAGCCGTGGGCTCTGGGCCCCCGCCCGAGGCGGAGCAGGCCTGGCCGCAGAGCAGCGGGGAGGAGGAGCTGCAGCTGCAGCTGGCGCTAGCCATGAGCAAGGAGGAGGCCGACCAG GAGGAGCGGATCCGCCGTGGGGATGACCTGCGGCTGCAGATGGCCATAgaggagagcaagagagagaccGCGGGCCAGGAGGAG TCGTCCCTCATGGATCTTGCTGATGTCTTCACGGCCCCAGCTGCTGCTCCTGCCACTGATCCCTGGGGGGCCCCTGTGTCCATGGCTGCCGCCCTCCCCACGGCTGCCCCCGCCTCGGACCCTTGGGGGGGACCTCCTGTCCCTCAGGCTGCTGATCCTTGGGGGGGTCCAGCCCCTACACCGGCCTCTGGGGACCCCTGGAGGCCTGCTGCCCCTGCAGGGCCCCCCGCTGACCCTTGGGGGGGGACCCAGGCCCCTGCGGCTGGAGAAGGACCAGCACCCGACCCCTGGGGGGGGTCTGATG gtGGGGCCCCAGTTAGCGGAACCCCGGCCTCGGATCCCTGGGCACCGGCCCCGGCCTTCTCAGACCCCTGGGGGGGGTCCCCTGCCAAGCCCAGCACCAATGGCACTGCAG TGGTGGGGGGCTTTGACACGGAGGCCGACGAGTTCTCTGACTTCGACCGCCTGCGCACGGCCCTGCCGGCTTCTGGGAGCAGCACAG GGGAGCTGGAGCTGCTCGCAGGAGAGGTGCCTGCCCGCAGCCCCGGCGCCTTCGACATGAGCGGGGTCGGGGGCTCTCTGGCTGAGGCTGTGGGGAGCCCCCCACCCGCGGCCGCCCCGACGCCCACGCCGCCCACGCGCAAGACGCCCGAGTCTTTCCTGGGCCCCAACGCCGCGCTGGTGGACCTGGACTCGCTGGTGAGCCGGCCGGGCCCCGCAGCGCCCGGGGCCAAGGCCTCCAACCCTTTCCTGCCGAGCG GAGCCCCGGCCACCGGTCCCTCCGTCACCAACCCCTTCCAGCCTGCGCCCCCCGCGACGCTCACCCTGAACCAGCTCCGGATCAGCCCTGTGCCCCCGGTTGCGGGAGCGCCGCCCACGTACATCTCTCCCCTCGGCGGGGGCCCTGGCCTGCCCCCCATGATGCCCCCGGGACCCCCGGCCCCCAACACTAACCCCTTCCTCCTATAA
- the U2AF2 gene encoding splicing factor U2AF 65 kDa subunit isoform X1: protein MSDFDEFERQLNENKQERDKENRHRKRSHSRSRSRDRKRRSRSRDRRNRDQRSASRDRRRRSKPLTRGAKEEHGGLIRSPRHEKKKKVRKYWDVPPPGFEHITPMQYKAMQAAGQIPATALLPTMTPDGLAVTPTPVPVVGSQMTRQARRLYVGNIPFGITEEAMMDFFNAQMRLGGLTQAPGNPVLAVQINQDKNFAFLEFRSVDETTQAMAFDGIIFQGQSLKIRRPHDYQPLPGMSENPSVYVPGVVSTVVPDSAHKLFIGGLPNYLNDDQVKELLTSFGPLKAFNLVKDSATGLSKGYAFCEYVDINVTDQAIAGLNGMQLGDKKLLVQRASVGAKNATLVSPLSTINQTPVTLQVPGLMSSQVQMGGHPTEVLCLMNMVLPEELLDDEEYEEIVEDVRDECGKYGLVKSIEIPRPVDGVEVPGCGKIFVEFTSVFDCQKAMQGLTGRKFANRVVVTKYCDPDSYHRRDFW from the exons AGCGCGACAAGGAGAACCGGCACCGCAAGCGCAGCCACAGCCGCTCCCGGAGCCGGGACCGCAAGCGTCGCAGCCGGAGCCGGGACCGCCGCAACCGGGACCAGCGCAGCGCCTCCCGGGACAGGCGGCGCCGCAG caaaCCTTTGACCAGAGGCGCTAAAGAGGAGCACGGTGGATTGAT TCGCTCCCCCCGCCacgagaagaagaagaaggtccGCAAATACTGGGACGTGCCGCCGCCGGGCTTCGAACACATCACCCCCATGCAGTACAAGGCCATGCAAG CTGCCGGTCAGATTCCAGCCacagccctcctccccaccatGACCCCCGACGGTCTGGCTGTGACGCCGACGCCGGTGCCCGTGGTCGGGAGCCAGATGACCAGACAGGCCCGGCGCCTCTATGTGGGCAACATCCCCTTCGGCATCACTGAG gAGGCCATGATGGATTTCTTCAACGCTCAGATGCGGCTGGGGGGGCTGACGCAGGCCCCCGGCAACCCCGTCTTGGCTGTGCAGATTAACCAGGACAAGAACTTTGCCTTCTTAGAG TTCCGCTCAGTGGACGAGACCACCCAGGCCATGGCCTTCGACGGCATCATCTTCCAGGGCCAGTCGCTGAAGATCCGCAGGCCTCATGACTACCAGCCCCTGCCGGGCATGTCGGAGAACCCCTCTGTCTATGTGCCTG GAGTCGTGTCCACTGTGGTCCCGGACTCTGCACACAAGCTGTTCATCGGGGGCTTACCCAACTACCTGAATGACGACCAG GTGAAAGAGCTGCTGACGTCGTTCGGGCCACTCAAGGCCTTCAACCTGGTCAAGGACAGCGCCACCGGGCTCTCCAAGGGCTACGCCTTCTGTGAGTACGTGGACATCAACGTCACGGACCAG GCCATCGCAGGGCTGAATGGGATGCAGCTGGGAGATAAGAAGCTGCTGGTCCAGAGGGCGAGTGTGGGCGCCAAGAATGCCACGCTGGTGAGCCCCCTG AGCACCATCAACCAGACCCCCGTGACCTTGCAAGTGCCCGGCCTGATGAGCTCGCAGGTGCAGATGGGCGGGCACCCGACGGAGGTGCTGTGCCTGATGAACATGGTGCTGCCCGAGGAGCTGCTGGATGACGAGGAGTACGAGGAGATCGTGGAGGACGTGCGCGACGAGTGCGGGAAGTACGGGCTTGTCAAGTCCATCGAGATCCCGCGGCCCGTGGATGGCGTGGAGGTGCCCGGCTGCGGGAAG ATCTTCGTGGAGTTCACCTCTGTGTTTGACTGCCAGAAAGCCATGCAGGGCCTGACGGGTCGCAAGTTCGCCAACAGAGTGGTCGTCACAAAATACTGTGACCCCGACTCTTACCACCGCCGGGACTTCTGGTAG
- the EPN1 gene encoding epsin-1 isoform X3, with the protein MSTSSLRRQVKNIVHNYSEAEIKVREATSNDPWGPSSSLMSEIADLTYNVVAFSEIMSMIWKRLNDHGKNWRHVYKAMTLMEYLIKTGSERVSQQCKENMYAVQTLKDFQYVDRDGKDQGVNVREKARQLVALLRDEDRLREERAHALKTKEKLAQTATASSAAVGSGPPPEAEQAWPQSSGEEELQLQLALAMSKEEADQPPSCGPEDDAQLQLALSLSREEHDKEERIRRGDDLRLQMAIEESKRETAGQEESSLMDLADVFTAPAAAPATDPWGAPVSMAAALPTAAPASDPWGGPPVPQAADPWGGPAPTPASGDPWRPAAPAGPPADPWGGTQAPAAGEGPAPDPWGGSDGGAPVSGTPASDPWAPAPAFSDPWGGSPAKPSTNGTAVVGGFDTEADEFSDFDRLRTALPASGSSTGPLCRPRTPPHLPAGVSAQDERGARRPGLRARLLGDLCALSMSERCSLRGGSPPGSPPAPLQLLLCLFPNIAGVLVSLKKQNKAPRRVLGPPDPAWRSLRVSASEELSLPLGLPPLCA; encoded by the exons aTGTCGACCTCCTCGCTGCGGCGCCAGGTGAAGAACATCGTCCACAACTACTCGGAGGCCGAGATCAAGGTGCGGGAGGCCACGAGCAACGACCCCTGGGGCCCGTCCAGCTCACTCATGTCCGAGATCGCCGACCTAACCTACAATGTGGTCGCCTTCTCCGAGATCATGAGCATGATCTGGAAGCGGCTCAACGACCATGGCAAGAACTGGCGGCACGTCTACAAG GCCATGACGCTGATGGAGTACCTCATCAAGACGGGCTCGGAGCGCGTGTCACAGCAGTGCAAGGAGAACATGTATGCCGTGCAGACGCTGAAGGACTTCCAGTACGTGGACCGCGATGGCAAGGACCAGGGCGTGAACGTGCGTGAGAAGGCCAGGCAGCTGGTGGCCCTGCTGCGCGACGAGGACCGGCTGCGGGAGGAGCGCGCCCATGCGCTCAAGACCAAGGAGAAGCTGGCACAGACCGCCACGG CTTCCTCCGCAGCCGTGGGCTCTGGGCCCCCGCCCGAGGCGGAGCAGGCCTGGCCGCAGAGCAGCGGGGAGGAGGAGCTGCAGCTGCAGCTGGCGCTAGCCATGAGCAAGGAGGAGGCCGACCAG cccccgTCCTGCGGCCCCGAGGATGACGCCCAACTCCAGCTGGCCCTTAGTTTGAGCCGCGAGGAGCACGATAAG GAGGAGCGGATCCGCCGTGGGGATGACCTGCGGCTGCAGATGGCCATAgaggagagcaagagagagaccGCGGGCCAGGAGGAG TCGTCCCTCATGGATCTTGCTGATGTCTTCACGGCCCCAGCTGCTGCTCCTGCCACTGATCCCTGGGGGGCCCCTGTGTCCATGGCTGCCGCCCTCCCCACGGCTGCCCCCGCCTCGGACCCTTGGGGGGGACCTCCTGTCCCTCAGGCTGCTGATCCTTGGGGGGGTCCAGCCCCTACACCGGCCTCTGGGGACCCCTGGAGGCCTGCTGCCCCTGCAGGGCCCCCCGCTGACCCTTGGGGGGGGACCCAGGCCCCTGCGGCTGGAGAAGGACCAGCACCCGACCCCTGGGGGGGGTCTGATG gtGGGGCCCCAGTTAGCGGAACCCCGGCCTCGGATCCCTGGGCACCGGCCCCGGCCTTCTCAGACCCCTGGGGGGGGTCCCCTGCCAAGCCCAGCACCAATGGCACTGCAG TGGTGGGGGGCTTTGACACGGAGGCCGACGAGTTCTCTGACTTCGACCGCCTGCGCACGGCCCTGCCGGCTTCTGGGAGCAGCACAG GGCCCCTCTGCAGGCCACGTACCCCTCCTCACCTGCCTGCTGGGGTTTCGGCTCAGGACGAGCGTGGTGCCCGCCGGCCTGGCCTGCGCGCCCGGCTCCTGGGAGACCTCTGTGCGCTGTCCATGTCCGAGCGATGCTCTCTTCGTGGAGGCAGCCCGCCGGGGTCTCCTCCAGCCCCTCTGCAGCTGCTTTTGTGCCTTTTCCCCAACATAGCTGGGGTTCTGGTAtcgttaaaaaaacaaaacaaggcccCGCGAAGGGTACTCGGTCCACCTGACCCCGCCTGGCGTTCCCTACGTGTGTCAGCCTCCGAGGAGCTGTCCCTGCCGCTGGGCCTGCCCCCTCTGTGCGCCTGA
- the U2AF2 gene encoding splicing factor U2AF 65 kDa subunit isoform X2 produces the protein MSDFDEFERQLNENKQERDKENRHRKRSHSRSRSRDRKRRSRSRDRRNRDQRSASRDRRRRSKPLTRGAKEEHGGLIRSPRHEKKKKVRKYWDVPPPGFEHITPMQYKAMQAAGQIPATALLPTMTPDGLAVTPTPVPVVGSQMTRQARRLYVGNIPFGITEEAMMDFFNAQMRLGGLTQAPGNPVLAVQINQDKNFAFLEFRSVDETTQAMAFDGIIFQGQSLKIRRPHDYQPLPGMSENPSVYVPGVVSTVVPDSAHKLFIGGLPNYLNDDQVKELLTSFGPLKAFNLVKDSATGLSKGYAFCEYVDINVTDQAIAGLNGMQLGDKKLLVQRASVGAKNATLSTINQTPVTLQVPGLMSSQVQMGGHPTEVLCLMNMVLPEELLDDEEYEEIVEDVRDECGKYGLVKSIEIPRPVDGVEVPGCGKIFVEFTSVFDCQKAMQGLTGRKFANRVVVTKYCDPDSYHRRDFW, from the exons AGCGCGACAAGGAGAACCGGCACCGCAAGCGCAGCCACAGCCGCTCCCGGAGCCGGGACCGCAAGCGTCGCAGCCGGAGCCGGGACCGCCGCAACCGGGACCAGCGCAGCGCCTCCCGGGACAGGCGGCGCCGCAG caaaCCTTTGACCAGAGGCGCTAAAGAGGAGCACGGTGGATTGAT TCGCTCCCCCCGCCacgagaagaagaagaaggtccGCAAATACTGGGACGTGCCGCCGCCGGGCTTCGAACACATCACCCCCATGCAGTACAAGGCCATGCAAG CTGCCGGTCAGATTCCAGCCacagccctcctccccaccatGACCCCCGACGGTCTGGCTGTGACGCCGACGCCGGTGCCCGTGGTCGGGAGCCAGATGACCAGACAGGCCCGGCGCCTCTATGTGGGCAACATCCCCTTCGGCATCACTGAG gAGGCCATGATGGATTTCTTCAACGCTCAGATGCGGCTGGGGGGGCTGACGCAGGCCCCCGGCAACCCCGTCTTGGCTGTGCAGATTAACCAGGACAAGAACTTTGCCTTCTTAGAG TTCCGCTCAGTGGACGAGACCACCCAGGCCATGGCCTTCGACGGCATCATCTTCCAGGGCCAGTCGCTGAAGATCCGCAGGCCTCATGACTACCAGCCCCTGCCGGGCATGTCGGAGAACCCCTCTGTCTATGTGCCTG GAGTCGTGTCCACTGTGGTCCCGGACTCTGCACACAAGCTGTTCATCGGGGGCTTACCCAACTACCTGAATGACGACCAG GTGAAAGAGCTGCTGACGTCGTTCGGGCCACTCAAGGCCTTCAACCTGGTCAAGGACAGCGCCACCGGGCTCTCCAAGGGCTACGCCTTCTGTGAGTACGTGGACATCAACGTCACGGACCAG GCCATCGCAGGGCTGAATGGGATGCAGCTGGGAGATAAGAAGCTGCTGGTCCAGAGGGCGAGTGTGGGCGCCAAGAATGCCACGCTG AGCACCATCAACCAGACCCCCGTGACCTTGCAAGTGCCCGGCCTGATGAGCTCGCAGGTGCAGATGGGCGGGCACCCGACGGAGGTGCTGTGCCTGATGAACATGGTGCTGCCCGAGGAGCTGCTGGATGACGAGGAGTACGAGGAGATCGTGGAGGACGTGCGCGACGAGTGCGGGAAGTACGGGCTTGTCAAGTCCATCGAGATCCCGCGGCCCGTGGATGGCGTGGAGGTGCCCGGCTGCGGGAAG ATCTTCGTGGAGTTCACCTCTGTGTTTGACTGCCAGAAAGCCATGCAGGGCCTGACGGGTCGCAAGTTCGCCAACAGAGTGGTCGTCACAAAATACTGTGACCCCGACTCTTACCACCGCCGGGACTTCTGGTAG